A genomic segment from Pseudoalteromonas nigrifaciens encodes:
- the phrB gene encoding deoxyribodipyrimidine photo-lyase, producing MNTLFWFRRDLRLFSNEALIQALNNGANHAIFFICEKQWQQHQAAPIQIDLLKRRITYLHQQLADHGITLHIIDAPDFADCETQLIDFCKANNVKHVIANTEYELNEVNRDKAILAKCDELSITFTLYEGDLIAPVGSVKNQSNEMYKVFTPFKRAWLKQYIEVHFSLPQWPVEHVSGGAQLSKNETNLLKGDSSSEKWPVDDKTLATVVDNFICDKLTSYDDHRDIPSIKGTSGLSPYLALGIISTKQLLINIQQRYPDILSTSKSKTFTWVNELIWREFYRHLIAQFPKLSRGDNFNEKYNAVVWRSSDDEFKAWCEGRTGYPLVDAAMRQLLQTGWMHNRLRMVVASFLTKHLLIDWRKGERFFMQHLIDGDLASNNGGWQWAASTGCDAQPYFRVFNPIRQSERFDPNGEFIRKYIPELENVPDKHIHFPHSYLASLGQSDSCYWPAIVDHKAARERALAAFKV from the coding sequence ATGAACACATTATTTTGGTTTAGGCGCGATTTGCGCCTTTTTTCTAATGAGGCGCTAATTCAAGCGCTTAATAATGGCGCTAACCACGCTATTTTTTTTATCTGCGAAAAACAATGGCAGCAGCATCAAGCAGCGCCAATACAAATTGACTTACTTAAACGTCGCATTACTTACCTGCACCAGCAACTTGCTGATCACGGCATTACCTTACACATTATTGATGCGCCAGACTTTGCTGATTGCGAAACTCAACTCATTGATTTTTGTAAGGCTAATAATGTTAAGCATGTAATTGCCAATACCGAGTATGAACTAAACGAAGTAAACCGCGATAAAGCCATTTTAGCAAAGTGCGATGAGCTTTCTATTACGTTTACCTTGTACGAAGGCGATTTAATTGCCCCGGTAGGCAGCGTTAAAAACCAAAGCAACGAAATGTACAAAGTATTTACGCCATTTAAGCGCGCTTGGTTAAAACAGTACATTGAGGTGCATTTTTCTTTGCCGCAGTGGCCTGTAGAGCACGTTAGCGGCGGTGCGCAGTTAAGCAAAAACGAAACAAATTTACTCAAAGGCGATAGCAGCTCTGAAAAATGGCCCGTTGATGATAAAACATTGGCCACTGTGGTCGATAACTTTATTTGCGATAAACTAACAAGTTACGACGATCACCGTGATATTCCCAGTATTAAAGGCACCTCAGGCCTTAGCCCTTATTTAGCGCTAGGTATTATTAGTACTAAGCAATTATTAATAAATATACAGCAGCGCTACCCGGATATTTTAAGCACTTCAAAAAGCAAAACCTTTACTTGGGTTAATGAGCTTATTTGGCGTGAATTTTATCGGCATTTAATTGCGCAATTTCCAAAGCTTTCGCGTGGCGATAATTTTAACGAAAAGTATAACGCGGTAGTTTGGCGTAGCAGCGATGACGAATTTAAAGCATGGTGCGAAGGCCGCACAGGTTACCCGCTTGTTGACGCTGCGATGAGGCAACTCTTGCAAACCGGGTGGATGCATAACCGTTTACGCATGGTGGTTGCTAGCTTTTTAACTAAACACCTACTTATAGATTGGCGCAAAGGCGAGCGTTTTTTTATGCAACATCTTATAGATGGCGATTTGGCCTCTAATAATGGTGGTTGGCAGTGGGCGGCCAGTACCGGGTGTGATGCACAGCCTTACTTTAGAGTTTTTAATCCTATAAGACAAAGTGAACGCTTTGATCCAAACGGCGAATTTATTCGTAAATACATACCAGAGCTTGAAAACGTGCCAGATAAACACATTCACTTTCCACATAGTTATTTAGCTTCATTGGGGCAAAGTGATTCGTGTTATTGGCCAGCAATTGTTGATCATAAAGCGGCGCGAGAGCGTGCCCTAGCAGCATTTAAGGTATGA
- a CDS encoding nuclear transport factor 2 family protein, which translates to MDNQLPVDKFVDIYQKLNNSNLDLLSEIYCDDIQFTDPMHNINGIVELRKYFANLYSNVTHCQFDITDSFSVANNAFVYWSMHYVHPKLASGNTITVQGHSKLTFNGDKIIEHRDYFNVGELLYKHIPLLGRIIKLIDKRAG; encoded by the coding sequence ATGGATAACCAGTTACCAGTAGATAAGTTTGTAGATATATATCAAAAACTTAATAATAGTAACCTCGATTTATTAAGTGAAATTTACTGCGACGATATACAATTTACCGACCCAATGCACAACATTAATGGCATTGTTGAGCTGCGCAAATACTTTGCTAATTTGTATAGCAATGTTACGCATTGCCAGTTTGATATAACTGATTCCTTCAGTGTTGCCAATAATGCCTTTGTGTATTGGAGTATGCATTATGTGCATCCTAAATTAGCCTCAGGAAACACCATTACTGTGCAGGGGCACAGTAAGCTTACATTTAACGGTGACAAAATAATTGAGCACCGCGACTATTTTAACGTAGGCGAGCTACTGTATAAGCATATTCCTTTATTAGGCCGTATTATTAAGCTTATAGATAAAAGGGCGGGCTAA
- a CDS encoding SDR family NAD(P)-dependent oxidoreductase, with product MITLITGATSGIGEQLAIKYAEQGDTVIACGRNSEKLAELAKHNNIQTCQFDATNLQQIKSATIGFAHFDRVILNAGNCEYVDDARNFDSALFERVISVNLLAMGYCLEALLPKINSGGQLVLVSSSVTYLALPRSEAYGASKAGVSYLAKSLAIDLNDVDVTLVHPGFVKTPLTNKNDFPMPMAVTAQKAADYMIKGIHKRRKEVHFPYRFTLLLKALRILPLPLWLKIAKGLAR from the coding sequence ATGATCACACTTATTACCGGTGCTACCTCAGGTATTGGCGAACAATTAGCAATAAAATATGCCGAGCAAGGCGATACTGTTATTGCTTGCGGTCGTAACAGCGAAAAGTTAGCTGAGCTTGCTAAGCATAACAACATTCAAACCTGCCAATTTGATGCCACAAATTTACAACAAATAAAATCTGCTACCATTGGCTTTGCTCATTTTGATCGGGTCATACTCAATGCTGGTAACTGCGAATACGTTGACGATGCACGAAATTTTGACAGCGCCTTATTTGAGCGAGTCATTAGCGTTAATTTACTGGCTATGGGGTATTGCTTAGAAGCTTTATTACCTAAAATAAATAGTGGTGGCCAGCTGGTGTTAGTCAGCTCAAGTGTAACCTATTTAGCACTACCGCGCTCAGAGGCGTATGGCGCTTCTAAAGCGGGTGTAAGCTACTTGGCTAAAAGCTTAGCAATTGATTTAAATGACGTTGATGTAACCTTAGTGCATCCTGGTTTTGTTAAAACCCCTCTAACTAATAAAAATGACTTTCCTATGCCTATGGCCGTTACAGCGCAAAAAGCGGCAGACTACATGATAAAAGGCATACACAAGCGTCGTAAAGAAGTGCATTTTCCGTATCGTTTTACACTACTATTAAAAGCACTGCGCATATTACCATTGCCGCTGTGGCTCAAAATTGCAAAAGGACTAGCGCGTTGA
- a CDS encoding NAD(P)/FAD-dependent oxidoreductase: MKKIAIIGTGVSGLTCGHLLHKHYDVTLFEKNNYIGGHTATVDVQVDGIEHAIDTGFIVFNNRTYPYFEKLLARIGVDKQETEMSFSVHNDATGFEYNGHTFTSLFAQRRNIFRPKFWRLLYDIVRFNKLCKTIHEQGSYKADHSLGELLSEHNFNDFFKYHYILPMGAAIWSTSIKEMQNVGVEFFVKFFFNHGLLDVVNRPQWYVIPGGSRQYINPLIRGFADKIKLNTDIKSVTRAADKVTIVFANGEQSEFDKVIFACHSNQALALLDDASEQEKSVLGAIPYTENSVVLHTDTNLLPDRKAAWASWNYLLNNNTDKAAVVTYQMNILQGLQSDTQFCVTLNHLQGIEKSKILREFTYHHPVFNQESIAAQQQKHSIDGKNNSYFCGAYWYNGFHEDGVHSGVDVAKQLGVEFD; this comes from the coding sequence TTGAAAAAAATAGCTATAATTGGCACTGGCGTTTCAGGTTTAACCTGTGGGCATTTATTGCATAAGCACTATGATGTAACGCTATTTGAAAAAAACAATTACATTGGTGGCCACACGGCTACGGTTGATGTGCAAGTTGATGGTATTGAACACGCTATTGATACTGGTTTTATTGTATTTAATAACAGAACCTACCCTTATTTTGAAAAGCTATTAGCGCGTATTGGCGTTGATAAGCAAGAAACAGAAATGAGTTTTAGTGTACATAACGATGCCACAGGTTTTGAATACAACGGCCATACCTTTACGAGTTTATTTGCACAGCGTCGTAATATTTTTAGACCAAAATTTTGGCGTTTACTGTACGACATAGTTAGGTTTAATAAATTATGTAAAACAATACACGAGCAAGGCAGCTATAAAGCCGATCACTCATTAGGTGAGCTACTAAGTGAGCATAATTTTAACGACTTTTTTAAATATCATTATATTTTACCTATGGGCGCTGCTATTTGGTCTACCAGCATTAAAGAAATGCAAAATGTAGGCGTTGAATTTTTTGTTAAATTCTTTTTTAATCATGGCTTATTAGATGTAGTAAACAGGCCGCAATGGTATGTAATACCCGGTGGTTCTCGTCAATATATTAACCCGCTAATTAGAGGCTTTGCCGACAAAATTAAACTCAATACAGATATTAAATCAGTAACTAGAGCTGCCGATAAAGTAACCATAGTGTTTGCTAATGGTGAGCAAAGCGAGTTTGATAAAGTGATATTTGCTTGTCATTCAAATCAGGCGTTAGCGTTATTGGATGATGCCAGCGAGCAAGAAAAGTCAGTGTTGGGCGCTATTCCTTATACCGAAAATTCAGTGGTACTACATACCGATACTAATTTATTACCCGACAGAAAAGCAGCCTGGGCTAGTTGGAATTATTTACTCAATAATAATACCGATAAAGCGGCTGTTGTTACGTATCAAATGAATATACTTCAAGGGTTACAGTCAGATACGCAGTTTTGTGTAACATTGAACCATCTACAAGGAATAGAAAAGAGTAAAATATTACGTGAATTTACTTACCATCACCCAGTATTTAACCAAGAATCGATAGCCGCGCAGCAACAAAAGCACAGCATTGACGGGAAAAATAATAGCTATTTTTGTGGTGCGTATTGGTATAACGGTTTTCACGAAGATGGGGTGCATAGTGGCGTAGACGTTGCCAAACAGCTTGGGGTTGAATTTGACTAG
- a CDS encoding DUF1365 domain-containing protein — protein sequence MTSAVYLGDVKHRRFAVKSHSFSYPLYMMWVDLNNPQQLNGVHSQLGSSGFKALKFNQADYLNKDPQLNTFSLVARARKHLAKLGVKQTFSHVYMLGQLRCLGIYFSPVNFYFFGHNDTKFSYMIAEVSNTPWNERHYYLVPLEKKVNFKKTFSVSPFMDLDMNYHWHIRQTQDKALIQIKNIRDEQVLFDATLRLKRHELTEQQVSRLLKRFPAMTWSIFKGIYYQALKLFIKRVPFLGHSGKP from the coding sequence TTGACTAGCGCTGTATATTTAGGCGATGTAAAACATCGCCGTTTTGCGGTTAAAAGCCATAGCTTTAGTTACCCTTTGTACATGATGTGGGTTGATTTAAATAACCCACAGCAATTAAACGGTGTGCATAGCCAATTGGGCAGTTCAGGTTTTAAAGCTCTTAAATTTAACCAAGCAGACTATCTAAATAAAGACCCGCAATTAAATACCTTTTCGTTAGTAGCGCGCGCGCGCAAACACCTTGCAAAGCTAGGTGTTAAACAAACCTTTAGCCATGTTTATATGCTGGGGCAATTACGCTGTTTAGGTATTTACTTTAGCCCAGTAAATTTTTATTTTTTTGGCCATAACGATACAAAATTTAGTTACATGATCGCAGAGGTTAGCAACACACCTTGGAATGAACGCCACTATTATTTAGTTCCGTTAGAAAAAAAAGTGAACTTTAAGAAAACCTTTTCCGTATCACCTTTTATGGACTTGGACATGAACTACCACTGGCATATTCGACAAACGCAGGATAAAGCATTAATACAGATTAAAAATATACGCGACGAGCAGGTATTATTCGACGCTACACTAAGGTTAAAACGCCACGAATTAACTGAGCAACAAGTAAGTAGGTTGCTTAAACGTTTTCCGGCGATGACTTGGTCAATTTTTAAGGGTATTTATTATCAAGCATTAAAGTTGTTTATTAAAAGAGTGCCTTTTTTAGGCCACTCAGGTAAGCCATAA
- a CDS encoding SAM-dependent methyltransferase: MEKATHLRCQNNRSWLTNLYKKIVFKAFSSIQTGQITLVDNNERITFGDLSSAAKVTITVNNKAMYKAFCLSGSVGAGESYILGQWSCDNLTQLIEIFAINQNQLDAFEKKFSFFSNIVNRLNHLKNKNSESGSKKNIIAHYDLGNDLYESFLSKEMLYSCAVYPEKEATLEQAQQYKLQRICEQVELQKGDSVIEIGTGWGAFAIYAATHYDCYVTTTTISDEQHDYVEQKVKQLGLEHKITLLKLDYRSLKGQYDKLVSIEMIEAVGHDYLPSFFTQCSALLKDDGAMLIQAITIGDQRYKHYLKNSDFIQQYIFPGGCLPSLNEMSEQIKNNTDMVIHTVNDIGAHYARTLADWRTRFIQSWPDLDSSKFDERFYRLWLFYFAYCEGAFRARATSTVHLMARKPRFISTDDEIALGY, translated from the coding sequence ATGGAAAAAGCGACGCATTTACGTTGTCAAAATAATCGAAGCTGGCTTACTAATTTATATAAAAAAATAGTATTTAAAGCCTTTTCATCGATTCAAACAGGGCAAATAACGTTAGTTGATAATAACGAACGCATTACTTTTGGCGATTTATCGTCAGCTGCAAAAGTAACGATTACTGTTAATAATAAAGCAATGTACAAAGCATTTTGTTTGTCGGGTAGTGTGGGCGCAGGCGAGTCTTATATTTTAGGACAATGGTCTTGCGATAACTTAACTCAGCTGATCGAAATATTTGCAATTAATCAAAATCAATTAGATGCTTTTGAAAAAAAGTTTTCTTTTTTCAGTAATATTGTCAATCGCTTAAATCACTTAAAAAACAAAAACTCAGAATCGGGTTCGAAAAAAAATATTATTGCTCATTATGATTTAGGGAATGATTTATACGAATCGTTTTTAAGCAAAGAAATGCTCTATTCGTGTGCAGTCTATCCCGAAAAAGAAGCAACCTTAGAGCAAGCTCAACAGTATAAGTTACAACGAATTTGTGAACAAGTTGAACTACAAAAAGGCGACTCGGTAATAGAGATAGGCACCGGATGGGGGGCATTCGCAATTTATGCAGCTACTCATTACGACTGCTATGTTACTACCACGACTATATCTGATGAGCAGCACGACTATGTTGAACAAAAAGTGAAGCAACTTGGGCTTGAACATAAAATAACTTTGCTTAAATTAGACTACCGTTCACTTAAAGGGCAATACGATAAACTGGTTTCAATTGAGATGATTGAAGCGGTAGGGCACGATTACCTACCAAGCTTTTTTACTCAATGTAGTGCGTTATTAAAAGATGATGGCGCTATGCTTATTCAGGCGATTACTATTGGCGATCAGCGTTATAAACATTATTTAAAAAACTCAGATTTTATTCAGCAATATATTTTTCCTGGTGGTTGTTTGCCATCGTTAAATGAAATGAGTGAACAAATTAAAAATAATACCGATATGGTTATTCATACCGTAAACGATATTGGTGCCCATTATGCACGTACACTTGCCGATTGGCGTACGCGCTTTATACAAAGCTGGCCAGACTTAGACAGCTCTAAATTTGATGAGCGCTTTTATCGTTTGTGGTTATTTTACTTTGCTTACTGCGAAGGTGCATTTAGAGCACGTGCAACTAGTACCGTGCATTTAATGGCGCGTAAACCACGTTTTATCAGTACTGATGATGAAATTGCACTCGGTTATTAA
- a CDS encoding DUF2878 domain-containing protein, with the protein MKLHSVINFVLFQAVWFLSLLLESSSVVFSSAIIALMFYLSKQKKHDALLVLVALPLALLSEFIAVKSGLLEFKVSPFPVWLALLWFALLLSINTSMRFLISLKLWQVFIICLVFSPASYWAGARFEVLNLGLPLLEFWLVYGALWAAVFTLIILANLKLKLLITR; encoded by the coding sequence ATGAAATTGCACTCGGTTATTAATTTTGTGTTATTTCAAGCAGTGTGGTTTTTATCCTTACTGCTTGAATCAAGCTCTGTTGTGTTTAGTAGCGCTATTATTGCGTTGATGTTTTATTTATCAAAACAAAAGAAGCACGACGCATTACTGGTTTTAGTGGCTTTGCCCTTGGCTTTATTGAGCGAGTTTATTGCCGTTAAAAGTGGCTTATTAGAGTTTAAAGTATCCCCATTTCCTGTTTGGCTTGCCTTATTGTGGTTTGCATTACTGCTTAGCATAAACACCTCAATGCGCTTTTTAATCTCACTAAAACTTTGGCAAGTATTTATTATTTGCCTTGTGTTTTCCCCTGCAAGTTACTGGGCCGGCGCGCGCTTTGAAGTGCTAAATTTAGGCCTGCCACTATTGGAGTTTTGGCTGGTATACGGTGCTCTTTGGGCTGCTGTATTTACTTTAATTATTTTAGCTAATTTAAAACTTAAATTACTTATTACTCGCTGA
- a CDS encoding chalcone isomerase family protein — translation MNAIFKVLCICLLTTSCVAAAQISLTKVGDARMEYLFWDVYDATLFTTTGEYKLGDNPIKFKLTYLRDFAAKDIVKATNEQWQHLGKKQLTTQYSDKLLAMWPNIKKGESLTLVTDKQGLSVFYHNDKHIGEINEPGFAADFLAIWLSENTSEPALRKQLLGN, via the coding sequence ATGAACGCTATATTTAAAGTACTGTGTATTTGTTTACTCACAACGAGTTGTGTTGCTGCGGCACAAATTAGCTTAACGAAGGTAGGGGATGCGCGGATGGAGTATTTATTTTGGGATGTATACGACGCTACGTTATTTACTACAACGGGAGAGTATAAGTTAGGCGATAATCCGATTAAATTTAAGCTGACTTATTTGCGTGACTTTGCTGCTAAAGACATAGTAAAAGCGACCAACGAGCAGTGGCAACATTTAGGTAAAAAACAGCTAACAACGCAATATAGCGATAAATTATTAGCGATGTGGCCAAATATAAAAAAAGGCGAGTCGTTAACGCTCGTAACAGACAAGCAAGGGCTTAGTGTTTTTTATCATAATGATAAACACATTGGTGAAATTAATGAGCCTGGCTTTGCCGCTGACTTTTTGGCGATTTGGCTGAGCGAAAATACCTCTGAGCCCGCACTTCGAAAGCAATTATTAGGAAATTAA
- a CDS encoding DUF3833 domain-containing protein — MTILNYAKVTFAAICALLLVSCSAPNVEHYNNTSPEFDFKTFFSGNLKAYGVVQDYKGELTRKLVVDMHASWEGNQGVIEEDFIYDDGETQKRIWKVTLNDDKSLTGTADDVLGTAKGKSDGSVFHWNYDVELPYDGSTLTVNFDDWMYLVTQTRLINRTSIVKFGIEVGEVTLVIEKI, encoded by the coding sequence ATGACAATTTTAAATTATGCAAAAGTAACCTTTGCCGCTATATGTGCGCTGTTATTGGTAAGTTGCTCTGCCCCCAATGTCGAACATTACAATAACACCTCTCCAGAATTTGACTTTAAAACGTTTTTTAGCGGAAATTTAAAAGCCTATGGCGTTGTACAAGACTATAAAGGTGAATTAACCCGCAAGCTCGTGGTTGACATGCATGCAAGCTGGGAGGGCAACCAAGGCGTTATAGAAGAAGATTTTATTTATGATGATGGTGAAACTCAAAAACGTATTTGGAAAGTAACACTCAATGATGACAAGAGTTTAACCGGCACTGCAGATGATGTTTTAGGCACAGCTAAAGGGAAAAGTGATGGCAGTGTATTTCATTGGAATTACGATGTTGAACTGCCTTACGATGGCAGCACTTTAACGGTAAACTTTGATGATTGGATGTACTTGGTAACACAAACTCGCTTGATAAACCGTACGTCTATTGTTAAGTTTGGTATCGAAGTTGGGGAAGTTACCTTGGTTATCGAAAAAATATAG
- a CDS encoding HU family DNA-binding protein translates to MNKAQLVEKIATDAEISKAAATRALDAFTGAVTSSLKEGDSVALVGFGTFSVKERAARTGRNPQTGAEIQIAAATIPSFKAGKGLKDQVNL, encoded by the coding sequence ATGAATAAAGCTCAATTAGTTGAAAAAATTGCTACTGATGCAGAAATCTCTAAAGCCGCTGCTACACGCGCTCTTGACGCGTTTACTGGCGCTGTAACTTCTTCTTTAAAAGAAGGTGATTCAGTAGCGTTAGTTGGTTTTGGTACTTTTTCAGTTAAAGAACGTGCAGCACGTACTGGCCGTAACCCACAAACGGGTGCTGAGATCCAAATCGCAGCGGCAACTATCCCAAGCTTTAAAGCAGGTAAAGGTCTTAAAGATCAAGTAAACCTTTAA
- the ilvN gene encoding acetolactate synthase small subunit: MRRILSILLENEPGALSRIVGLFSQRAYNIDSLTVGTTDDQSLSRITITTMGDDRVVEQITKQVNKLVDVLKIIDLTEMSHIERELLLVKVFAQDETTRAAVTRVADVFQGTILDMGRLSYSLQLVSSTDKIESFLDTLRHETDIIEVVRSGAVGIGRGDKALKAK, translated from the coding sequence ATGCGTCGTATTTTATCTATATTATTAGAAAACGAACCAGGAGCACTGTCGCGTATTGTAGGATTATTTTCGCAGCGTGCTTATAACATCGACAGCCTAACAGTTGGCACAACGGATGATCAGTCTTTATCGCGCATTACTATTACCACTATGGGTGATGACCGTGTAGTAGAGCAAATTACCAAACAGGTAAACAAGCTTGTTGATGTACTAAAAATTATTGATTTAACCGAAATGAGTCATATTGAGCGTGAACTATTATTGGTTAAAGTATTTGCCCAAGACGAAACAACACGCGCAGCGGTTACCCGCGTAGCAGATGTATTCCAAGGGACTATTTTAGATATGGGCCGGCTAAGTTATAGCCTACAGTTAGTGAGTAGCACAGATAAAATTGAATCATTTTTAGATACGCTACGCCACGAAACCGACATTATTGAGGTAGTGCGCTCTGGTGCAGTTGGCATTGGCCGTGGCGATAAAGCCCTAAAAGCCAAATAA
- a CDS encoding acetolactate synthase 3 large subunit, which translates to MSKQQYNGSELVVQALKELKVKYIFGYPGGSVLDLYDALFQQDDIEHILVRHEQAATHMADGYARATGDVGVVLATSGPGATNCITGIATAYMDSIPMVVLSGQVPTNLIGDDAFQETDIVGCSRPIVKHSFNCRSAKDIPTILAKAFYIASTGRPGPVVVELPKDMLNPEIKFDYEFPKSTDLRTYNPNTKGHSKQIRKAVTAILEAKKLVVYSGGGIVISNTSEQLTHLVESLNAPITNTLMGLGGISGVHPNFVGMLGMHGTLEANKAMANADVILALGARFDDRVTNNVQKFCPNATIVHVDVDPTSISKTIKAHIPVVGCLATVLEQLQAGIDKSPIQIDRSAQEDWWRQIISWREQKCLSYNTDGDAIKPQAVIEAVYKATNGDAYVSSDVGQHQMFAAQYYPFKHPRQWINSGGLGTMGFGLPAAMGVKLAFPDKESVCITGDGSIQMNIQELATCLQYNLAVKVVSLNNRSLGMVRQWQDMVYGGRHSSSYMESLPDFVKLVESYGHVGIKVNTLDELQPAIDKAMSINDRLVFLDILVDEKEHVYPMQIKFGGIDEMWLRKGVKA; encoded by the coding sequence ATGAGCAAACAACAATATAATGGTTCTGAACTAGTTGTTCAGGCATTAAAAGAATTAAAGGTTAAATACATATTTGGCTACCCCGGGGGGTCAGTATTAGATTTATACGATGCGCTTTTCCAGCAAGACGACATTGAACATATTTTAGTTCGTCATGAGCAAGCCGCCACACATATGGCCGATGGTTATGCGCGTGCTACTGGCGATGTAGGCGTAGTATTGGCAACATCAGGCCCTGGTGCTACAAACTGTATTACCGGCATTGCTACAGCCTATATGGACTCCATTCCAATGGTCGTGCTATCAGGGCAAGTACCTACCAACTTGATTGGTGATGATGCTTTTCAAGAAACCGATATCGTTGGTTGCTCGCGCCCTATAGTAAAGCACAGTTTTAACTGCAGAAGCGCAAAAGATATCCCAACTATTTTAGCTAAAGCTTTTTATATTGCCAGCACAGGCCGCCCAGGCCCAGTGGTAGTAGAGCTGCCAAAAGACATGCTAAACCCTGAGATAAAGTTTGATTATGAATTTCCTAAATCTACCGATTTAAGAACTTACAACCCAAACACTAAAGGCCACTCAAAACAAATACGAAAAGCCGTTACCGCCATACTAGAAGCAAAAAAACTGGTAGTGTACTCTGGCGGCGGAATTGTAATTTCAAACACTTCTGAGCAATTAACTCACTTGGTAGAGTCACTAAATGCGCCAATTACCAATACCCTTATGGGGCTAGGTGGCATTTCAGGTGTGCATCCAAACTTTGTAGGCATGCTAGGTATGCATGGCACCCTTGAAGCCAATAAAGCCATGGCTAATGCCGATGTAATATTAGCATTAGGGGCGCGTTTTGATGATCGGGTCACCAATAATGTGCAAAAATTTTGTCCCAACGCCACTATAGTGCATGTAGATGTTGATCCAACGTCTATTTCTAAAACAATTAAAGCTCACATTCCGGTAGTTGGCTGTCTTGCAACCGTACTAGAGCAGCTACAAGCTGGTATTGATAAGAGCCCTATTCAAATTGATCGCAGCGCCCAAGAAGATTGGTGGCGTCAAATTATCAGTTGGCGCGAACAAAAGTGCTTAAGCTATAACACCGATGGCGATGCAATTAAACCGCAAGCCGTAATTGAAGCGGTTTATAAAGCCACCAATGGCGACGCTTATGTAAGCTCTGATGTTGGCCAACATCAAATGTTTGCAGCCCAGTATTACCCGTTTAAACATCCGCGTCAGTGGATCAACTCAGGCGGCCTTGGCACTATGGGCTTTGGCTTACCTGCAGCCATGGGTGTAAAACTTGCTTTTCCGGATAAAGAATCGGTATGTATTACTGGCGACGGCTCTATTCAAATGAATATTCAAGAGCTAGCTACGTGTTTACAATATAACTTAGCGGTAAAAGTCGTGTCATTAAATAACCGCTCTTTAGGCATGGTACGCCAATGGCAAGATATGGTGTATGGCGGGCGTCATTCATCATCTTACATGGAATCTTTGCCTGATTTTGTTAAATTAGTAGAAAGCTACGGCCATGTAGGTATTAAAGTAAACACCCTAGATGAGTTACAACCGGCTATCGACAAAGCCATGTCGATTAACGATCGTTTAGTATTTTTAGACATTCTTGTAGACGAAAAAGAACATGTATACCCAATGCAAATTAAGTTTGGTGGCATTGATGAGATGTGGCTACGTAAAGGAGTAAAAGCATAA